One part of the Pandoraea faecigallinarum genome encodes these proteins:
- a CDS encoding winged helix-turn-helix domain-containing protein, translating to MVKFLLGGTAGFDTDTFALVSRHDSTQSVPLGAAAGRCLQVLLEADGEIVTKKTLLAQGWEQYGAVVSENNLSQAIVRIRKALVQLGADPAVLITLPRIGYRITGVERVSAHNSGQWTTPSGIVSETGTHVEDEEITQKSTPSEEISTRETEALDGIDKAAPRKAVRLDAAVFAWIAAAALSTGIALWVIPKIHGDLRSNAPEVRWEARDASPGNRVFVPPELKQVKSFIDERLDRLARTPPTSVDDHAKRLVYLNGSQSNEVASYFLCLRPITQPDPGCVSYLLIDHLSP from the coding sequence ATGGTCAAGTTTCTGCTCGGCGGGACCGCCGGCTTCGATACGGATACGTTCGCCCTCGTTTCCCGGCACGACAGCACGCAAAGCGTGCCACTCGGCGCCGCCGCCGGCCGCTGTCTGCAGGTGCTGCTCGAAGCCGACGGCGAAATCGTCACCAAGAAAACACTGCTCGCCCAGGGCTGGGAACAGTACGGCGCCGTCGTCTCCGAGAACAACCTCAGCCAGGCCATCGTTCGCATTCGCAAAGCGCTGGTACAACTCGGAGCCGACCCCGCCGTGTTGATCACCTTGCCGCGCATTGGCTATCGCATTACAGGCGTAGAGCGCGTGTCCGCCCATAACTCCGGACAATGGACAACGCCCTCCGGCATCGTTTCCGAAACCGGAACACACGTCGAAGACGAGGAAATCACCCAAAAATCAACGCCGTCCGAGGAAATTTCTACGCGGGAAACGGAAGCCCTCGATGGGATCGACAAGGCGGCGCCGCGCAAGGCGGTGCGTCTCGATGCAGCGGTCTTTGCGTGGATCGCCGCCGCGGCGCTGAGCACCGGCATCGCGTTGTGGGTCATCCCGAAGATTCACGGCGACCTGCGCTCGAACGCCCCCGAAGTTCGATGGGAAGCGCGCGATGCCAGCCCCGGCAACCGTGTGTTCGTGCCACCCGAACTGAAACAGGTCAAGTCCTTTATCGACGAGCGGCTCGACAGGCTTGCCCGCACGCCGCCGACATCCGTCGACGACCATGCGAAGCGCCTCGTGTATCTGAACGGTTCGCAAAGCAATGAAGTGGCCAGCTACTTTCTGTGCCTTCGCCCCATCACGCAACCGGATCCCGGCTGCGTGTCGTATCTGCTGATCGATCATCTTTCGCCATGA
- a CDS encoding IS5 family transposase (programmed frameshift) — protein sequence MTRKKYASDISREKFSEIEPLLRSVRRRTKPTTVDLYEVFCAVLYLLRTGCQWRFLPSEFPKWQTVYAYFSKWSQPDQHGVSVLEQALKKSQVGAARTRQGRSASTTFLIVDAQSVKNTDTAAHKGYDAGKKVSGIKRHIAVDTQGLPHAVAVTTAEVNDRKGALLAFEHGKPRLGQVQSVLVDGGYVGEPFAQGVREILGERVTVQIAKRSELHTFKVLPQRWVVERSFAWLEKNRRLWKNCERLLNTSLQFVHLAFLALLLRRS from the exons ATGACGAGAAAGAAATACGCGAGTGACATAAGCCGAGAGAAGTTCTCGGAGATCGAGCCGCTGTTGCGCAGCGTGCGCCGGCGCACGAAGCCCACGACGGTGGACTTGTACGAGGTGTTTTGCGCGGTGCTGTATCTGTTGCGTACCGGTTGCCAATGGCGCTTCTTGCCCAGCGAGTTTCCCAAGTGGCAAACCGTCTACGCGTATTTCAGCAAATGGAGTCAGCCTGACCAGCACGGCGTGAGCGTGCTGGAGCAGGCACTCAAAAAATC TCAGGTTGGCGCGGCGCGCACAAGACAGGGACGCAGCGCCAGCACGACGTTCTTGATCGTGGACGCGCAGAGCGTGAAGAACACTGACACGGCAGCGCATAAGGGTTATGACGCGGGCAAGAAGGTGTCGGGCATCAAGCGTCATATTGCCGTAGACACGCAGGGCTTACCGCACGCCGTGGCGGTAACCACTGCCGAGGTGAACGATCGCAAAGGAGCGTTGCTGGCGTTCGAGCACGGCAAGCCTCGCTTGGGACAGGTGCAAAGTGTGCTGGTCGATGGCGGTTACGTGGGCGAACCCTTCGCGCAGGGCGTGCGCGAGATCTTGGGCGAGCGGGTCACGGTGCAGATCGCCAAACGCAGCGAACTGCATACTTTCAAGGTCCTGCCGCAGCGTTGGGTCGTCGAGCGCAGTTTCGCCTGGCTGGAGAAGAACCGGCGCTTATGGAAGAACTGTGAGCGTTTGCTCAACACCAGCTTGCAGTTTGTCCATCTCGCCTTTTTGGCACTGCTGCTCAGGAGATCGTAA